The DNA sequence CGGTTGTGCTATCCATGTTTACAAGTATTTTATTGCGCGGCAACATGAAAGATATTTTACTTACGTAGATCTGCTCTCAAATCACTTACGTGTTTTTTGCTCAGTTACTTTTCTTGTTTTAGTAGTTCTAGTGTGATTGAAATGCTACGTCTACCGTCAGCTCTTTCTATTCAAGAAAAACTACACTAACCGGATGCTTCCGGGTGataaaattccttcatttctTTCAGGTAGAGGTGGAAAGAATGAGTAGTCAAGCACATGATAAGCTTATGAACAAGCTAGCTGCTGCAAGGCTTAAAGCTGAAGAGAAGCGGGCAGCAGCAGAATCCAAGAGAAACCGCCAAGCTGCAAAAACTGAAAAACAAGCAGATTATATTCGCAGAACAGGTCGCATACCTTCCTCGTTTTCTTGCTGTGGTTGGTGGCGctcataatttttttattatcacCTTCAGGCTAGCCAGTAATAACTCTGTATGCATGTATTTATTTATTGTCAATGTACTCGTATCCAAGTGTCGTAATATTTCTGTAGAAACTCAACCCACatcttaaaataaaaaataatttttttttggcATCTTATCGAGTCCACCCCTTCTTGGTTGCTATGTTGCCAGTAGAGCAATTGAATAAAAGATGTGATGCACAGAATTGTGATGAATGCACATATCTTTTGGCTTTGACATGATCTGAATTCTAGCAAGTAAATGGCACTACTAGCCCTAATTTATTGCATGAATAGAATCATCTACATTGCATGCCAAAATAGATCTCCTTTAGGCTATTGAAATCTAGGTCAATATCAGCGTGCAAGAATCCATAAAAAGTGGAGGGTTTTAAGCAACTCATTGGTCACTCGTTCACCAATGTTTGTATTATTAAGGAATTACCAATAGCGTTTAATTATTGTCAGACAATACTATAATGATTACAATATGAAGGAACAAATTGAGATTACAACATCATTAACTTTTTGATAATCTATTTGCTGTGTAGTCAAAATACCAAAGTGCGAGCTACCTTATCCTCCTCCATGCAATCTCTACGTATTTTTTTGACCTTTCTTTAGGAAATAGCCATCCAGAGAGATAGCTGATATAGACAACTATCACAAATGCTGTAACACTTCCTATTGCAAATGGAAGGCCAATAACGCTGTCCTCTCCATCACCTAACTTAGCTTGATTCTCTCTCGGTTTTTCTTCGGGTACAGATGAATGTGATGATGGTTCGTAGCCGAAAAGATTTTCATTTCCTGCAAAGCTCGAGTTGAGGAATGTTTGAAACTGACCTCCATTAGGGATATGGCCTGACAACTTGTTGAAAGCAACACTGAAAACCGAAAGaaagcttagctttgctaatgATGGTGGGATTTCTCCAATGAGTAAATTATAAGACAAGTCTAATTTCTCAAGGCTGGTTATGTTGGACAAAGTTTCTGGAATTTGCCCTGACAGACTGTTATTATTTAGAATCAACATCTGTAGCTGTTTGAGACTTCCAAATTCTGCTAGAATTGGTCCAGTGAGATAATTGGAGCTCAGGTCTAAACATGAAGGAAATCTATGAATCTGATTGTATTGAAGTGCTCTTGACCTTCTGTCATGACGAAAAAGGGATAGGTCTTCTGAGTTTTCACCTAGTTCTAGGATGTTATTCTGATGAATAAGGCTTTCTAGTGTTGTCAAGCCTTTCGGAATCCCTTCGGAAAGCATGTTTCTTGACAAATCCAAGTAAAAAAGAAGTTTCATCTCGCTGAATATATTTGGAATAGGTCCAGTTAACCGGTTCCACGAAAGATCTAAGAGTTGCAAGTTGGTGCAACTTTGCAGCCAGTTCGGTATCAAACCACTGAGTTCGCAGTTTGCTAGTACAAGAGTGCTGAGGCTGTTAAAATTCCGATCAATATTAGTGGGAATTTTTTCACCATGGAAATTGAGTGTAAGAACTACAAAGCTCAAGTTCTTACAATGCTGCAGGATATCTAGACTTGCTCTTAAGTTTACTAGGCTGCAATTGGATAGTGATAGATGAGAGAGGGAGGCAAAATCCTTAAAGCTTTCAGGTATCTCACCACTAAATTTGTTTCTTGAAAGGTTTAAAAAAGTTAGACGTTTGCAGGAAGAGAGATTCCCAGGAATCGGGCTATTGAATGAATTGGAAGCAAGTGCGAGGGAGGTTAAACTAACCATGGCAGAACAGTTAAGTACAATAGAACCGCTGAGAGAATTGTTGCGAATACTAAGTGAAGAGATACTTGGGGAGTTGGATAATGATGGTGGTAAAGAACCGCTAAATCTATTGGAACTTGCTGAAAATCGTTTGAGCTTCCGAAGGTTGTAGAAAGCATCTGGCAACGTCCCAAAAAAGCCATTTGAGGAGATGTCAAATTCGACTATACTAGAGAGGTTACCAACAGAAGGACTTAACAATCCAGCAAACAGGTTGTCCTGAAGAGTCAGTTGTCTCAAATTTGACAACTGGAACAGATCATTTGGCAAGTTTCCTTCAAAAAGGTTTGAACCAAGGGAAAGAACCTCTAGAAAGCTACAGTTTGCAATGATCGGAGGAATCTTGTCTGTGAATGAATTCATTGACAAATCCAAAACTTGCAACCTATTTGCAACTCCACATATGTCCATCTTAAATAAACCTTGTAGCAAGTTGTGGGATAAATCTAGGAACTTGAGGGAAGGCGAGCTTATTTCCATAGTTAGGTTTCCCTCTAAATTATTGGAACTCAGGTCGAGAACCTCTAGAAACTCAAGTCTGAAAAGTTCACGTGGTAGATAATCCGAGAAAAAATTATTGGAAAGATTAAGGACTCTCAAGTAATTCAGAGCAGCCAGGGATTTGTTAAGCGTACCTTTCAGTTTTTTACCTGGGAGTACCAGACCGACTACCCTCGTGAAATTTGAAACTTGTGAGACAAATTCACAAGTG is a window from the Apium graveolens cultivar Ventura chromosome 1, ASM990537v1, whole genome shotgun sequence genome containing:
- the LOC141678830 gene encoding phytosulfokine receptor 1-like, with the translated sequence MEISSPSLKFLDLSHNLLQGLFKMDICGVANRLQVLDLSMNSFTDKIPPIIANCSFLEVLSLGSNLFEGNLPNDLFQLSNLRQLTLQDNLFAGLLSPSVGNLSSIVEFDISSNGFFGTLPDAFYNLRKLKRFSASSNRFSGSLPPSLSNSPSISSLSIRNNSLSGSIVLNCSAMVSLTSLALASNSFNSPIPGNLSSCKRLTFLNLSRNKFSGEIPESFKDFASLSHLSLSNCSLVNLRASLDILQHCKNLSFVVLTLNFHGEKIPTNIDRNFNSLSTLVLANCELSGLIPNWLQSCTNLQLLDLSWNRLTGPIPNIFSEMKLLFYLDLSRNMLSEGIPKGLTTLESLIHQNNILELGENSEDLSLFRHDRRSRALQYNQIHRFPSCLDLSSNYLTGPILAEFGSLKQLQMLILNNNSLSGQIPETLSNITSLEKLDLSYNLLIGEIPPSLAKLSFLSVFSVAFNKLSGHIPNGGQFQTFLNSSFAGNENLFGYEPSSHSSVPEEKPRENQAKLGDGEDSVIGLPFAIGSVTAFVIVVYISYLSGWLFPKERSKKYVEIAWRRIR